The following proteins are encoded in a genomic region of Rhodoferax aquaticus:
- the leuB gene encoding 3-isopropylmalate dehydrogenase, with protein MKIAVLPGDGIGTEIVAEAVKVLNALDLKLEMETALVGGCAYEAHGHPLPEATLKLAKEADAVLFGAVGDWKYDKLERQFRPEQAILGLRKNLGLFANFRPAICYEQLVGASSLKPELIAGLDILIIRELTGDIYFGQPRGRRIATDGHFPGAEEAFDTMRYSRPEIERIAHVAFQAAQKRNKRVTSVDKNNVLETSQLWKDVMVEVGQQYPDVELDHMLVDNAAMQLVKAPKKFDVLVTGNMFGDILSDEASMLTGSIGMLPSASLNSSNQGLYEPSHGSAPDIAGKGIANPLATILSAAMMLRFSLNQEVAAQRIEAAVKKVLEQGLRTADIYSEGTTRVSTIEMGAAVVKAL; from the coding sequence ATGAAAATCGCAGTTTTGCCGGGTGATGGCATCGGCACCGAGATCGTGGCGGAAGCCGTCAAAGTACTGAACGCCCTGGACCTGAAGCTGGAAATGGAAACCGCACTCGTGGGCGGTTGCGCCTATGAGGCCCATGGCCACCCCCTGCCCGAAGCCACCCTCAAGCTGGCCAAAGAAGCGGACGCGGTGTTGTTCGGCGCAGTGGGCGACTGGAAGTATGACAAGCTGGAGCGCCAATTCCGCCCCGAGCAGGCCATCCTGGGCCTGCGCAAGAATTTGGGCCTGTTTGCCAACTTCCGACCGGCCATCTGCTACGAGCAGCTGGTAGGCGCCTCCAGCCTCAAGCCCGAGCTGATTGCGGGTCTGGACATCCTGATCATTCGCGAACTGACCGGCGACATCTACTTCGGCCAACCCCGTGGCCGTCGCATTGCAACAGACGGCCACTTCCCCGGTGCGGAAGAAGCGTTCGACACCATGCGCTACAGCCGCCCCGAGATTGAGCGCATCGCCCACGTGGCTTTCCAGGCAGCCCAGAAGCGCAACAAGCGCGTCACCAGTGTCGACAAAAACAATGTGCTGGAAACCTCGCAGCTCTGGAAAGACGTGATGGTCGAAGTGGGTCAACAGTACCCCGACGTAGAGCTGGACCACATGTTGGTGGACAACGCCGCCATGCAGCTGGTCAAGGCGCCCAAGAAGTTTGACGTGCTAGTGACCGGCAACATGTTCGGCGACATCCTGTCCGACGAAGCCTCCATGCTGACCGGCTCCATCGGCATGCTGCCTTCGGCCAGCCTGAACAGCAGCAACCAGGGCCTGTACGAGCCCAGCCACGGCAGCGCACCGGATATCGCCGGCAAAGGCATTGCCAACCCGCTGGCCACCATTTTGAGTGCGGCCATGATGTTGCGTTTCAGCCTGAACCAAGAAGTGGCCGCCCAGCGTATCGAAGCCGCTGTCAAGAAAGTGTTGGAACAAGGCTTGCGCACCGCCGACATTTACAGCGAAGGCACCACCCGCGTCAGCACTATTGAAATGGGTGCAGCTGTCGTCAAAGCCTTGTAA
- the asd gene encoding aspartate-semialdehyde dehydrogenase → MKTGNLVGLVGWRGMVGSVLMDRMAQEKDFDLIEPVFFSTSNAGGKAPAEAKNETTLQDAYNIDALKRCDIIITAQGGDYTTEVFPKLRAAGWNGHWIDAASTLRMEKDAVIILDPVNMPVIQDALTKGGKNWVGGNCTVSCMLMGVGALYKAGLVEWMSTQTYQAASGGGAQHMRELLTQYGTLNAEVKALLDDPKSAILEIDRKVIAKQRALTGAETANFGVPLGGSLIPWIDKDLGNGMSKEEWKGMAETNKILGMGEGFGSSAIPVDGFCVRVGAMRCHSQALTFKLKKNVPVADIEAMIAADNQWVKVVPNTREATIQALTPVAVTGTMTIPVGRVRKLAMGPEYVGAFTIGDQLLWGAAEPLRRMLRILLNA, encoded by the coding sequence ATGAAAACAGGTAATTTGGTCGGCCTCGTGGGCTGGCGTGGCATGGTTGGTTCAGTCTTGATGGACCGTATGGCGCAGGAAAAAGACTTCGATCTCATCGAACCTGTCTTCTTTTCCACCAGCAATGCAGGCGGCAAGGCTCCAGCAGAGGCCAAGAACGAAACCACGCTGCAAGACGCCTACAACATCGACGCCCTCAAGCGCTGCGACATCATCATCACCGCCCAAGGCGGCGACTACACCACCGAAGTGTTCCCTAAGCTGCGCGCGGCAGGATGGAACGGTCACTGGATCGACGCAGCCTCCACACTGCGCATGGAAAAAGACGCAGTGATCATCCTGGACCCTGTCAACATGCCCGTCATCCAAGACGCACTGACCAAGGGCGGGAAGAACTGGGTGGGCGGCAATTGCACTGTGAGCTGCATGCTGATGGGCGTAGGCGCACTGTACAAGGCCGGCCTCGTCGAGTGGATGAGCACACAGACTTACCAGGCGGCATCCGGCGGTGGCGCACAGCACATGCGCGAACTGCTAACCCAATACGGCACACTGAACGCGGAAGTCAAAGCCCTGCTCGACGACCCCAAGAGCGCTATTTTGGAAATCGATCGCAAAGTCATCGCCAAGCAACGCGCACTGACCGGTGCAGAAACTGCGAACTTCGGCGTGCCATTGGGTGGCTCTCTGATTCCATGGATCGACAAGGATCTAGGCAACGGCATGTCGAAAGAAGAGTGGAAGGGCATGGCCGAAACCAACAAAATTTTGGGCATGGGAGAAGGCTTCGGCAGCTCCGCGATTCCCGTGGACGGTTTTTGTGTGCGAGTGGGCGCCATGCGTTGCCACAGCCAGGCTTTGACCTTCAAGCTCAAGAAGAACGTACCTGTAGCAGACATCGAAGCCATGATTGCTGCGGACAACCAGTGGGTCAAAGTGGTGCCTAACACCCGCGAAGCCACTATCCAGGCATTGACCCCTGTGGCTGTGACCGGCACCATGACCATCCCGGTGGGTCGCGTACGCAAGCTAGCCATGGGTCCAGAATACGTGGGCGCGTTCACCATTGGTGACCAGTTGCTGTGGGGCGCCGCAGAACCGCTGCGTCGCATGCTGCGCATCTTGCTGAACGCCTAA